AAATgcctgcaaaaaatacaaaaactttTGCATGCAAGTCTCTTTAGGCACACACTGGACTGCTTTGCCCTTGTAGCATAATTTCCCATTTTCAACAGTTAGGTGAGTTTTCTCAGATGCAATCCGGCATATAGGTTGGTTTGGCAAAATGTACCCTTCAAACTGTTGTTCACCACTAACAGCTGATAGCTGAATGATCTCAGCAGTTGAAtctgaaagacaaaaaattagGATCTTCAAAAGAAgtgctttttaaaaaaaatactgcTATTAtatggtgtcgctcaaatttgatcagacttggtatgtaccagtatgggtaccaaagatcaacagtaaatgttttttttatctgttcagtggaggaaaattctacgttgattttatgacaatgatttctgtaCAGTACAACCTGAAAAAAAaccaagaaatatttaaaccagaaaaacaggaAGGACAacagtaaataaggtctgaaactttaggtattggaggtcaactttagcaacatgcatagcagaaacagcaagcccctcttagtttaagaatagacagtcttcccccctctactgtctatgttttgagcaggaaatgactcaaggtcagtggggttggcctgtttcttactggcatgccataactcctgcacatttgcacatttttgacactgacgtgttcatttgaacaatgtcaCATCTTAACCCCCAcacctacctgtacaccaaatactgagatggtagttTTGGCAgcatgggagcctttgtgtgtgactgacatacatccgcacatacatacccacatacatacataccgacgccactgactcatcatataagctctttttggtatttatatacaaaaccaaatatgagctatgAGAAAAGTACCCTCTCAACTAGGCAGTTATTTTCCGACAGTCCAGGACACACATTTTGAAACTATTTTTATTCTCGTTGCTACGTGCATTGCTGTCTGCATACGTTCCATTCGATAACACATCAGCGTGCGATTCAAACCGGTCTCTCTGCACCTTGCATGCAGTTATGTAGCAAGTAGTCTACAATTCAAATCTTATTCTGATCGGAactggtttaaccctttcacctcaGTTCTCTGCGTAGAGGTCCAACTTAACCATTGAAGACAATGGCTTTGGGACATTGTACCATGGTGTTGAAAGAGCTAAAACAATtacttgataaaaattttaCAGCCTTGATATGCGTTAGTGGACCTCGGTCATATGATGTACAGGCCCCGTCCACCGTACAACCTCGGTTCGCAACACCCGTATCAGGGTCATAAAGATTAATTTCTGcattaatacaaaaaaaacGTAGTTGATACAAAGAACCAGAAAATACAGATAAAATAGCATAACACTCACAGCTCATGTCCCTTTAATGCCAAGTTGTATGGCGTAGCAGTAAGCTATGGAAAGCCATGCAATAACGTATGCCAAAAACAAGGCAACACAAAGTAGCACAGTTGATCTAAATCACACATTACACTTACATGCTGATGTAGTTTCAATATCAAAGACAACAGGTGTATACTCTCCACAAGAAACTGGGTTGAGCTTGGGACATAAAACTGGTTCAGGAATCTCTTCTGTCTGGTGTTCGGCTTGTGCAGATAGTGCAATATCTTTTTGATATGTTGCACCTTCCCTAACTTCAGTGGCAGCAATTTTATGAGCTCTCTTTTCTCTTTGCTGCAAACAGAAAGAGATGATACAGTGATACTACCCTTTTAatgggacaaagtcactcatttttgacatcattttgattattttaattcCTTTTGGGATATTATAATGATAATGTTGTTCTACACACTGAAATTGGCTCAATCTCTAATTGTCACAGCTCAGTTCACACCCTGAATATGAACATAATACCAAAAATTATTTCTAGCACAATTCATGCACTATGGCCATGTCTGGGTCAGAGTTGAATGGTAAAAACTAGTTACTGAGCATATTTCTGTTAActggaaaatataaaaatattttaaaacaaaactaaaacaattGACATAATGTCAATTATgtgtgactttgtccctttaaaagtaTCATATGCTAGGACAGAACATCACTTTTTGATGCAATATTAAATAATCTATAATTCAAATCAATAAAAGTGTGGCATGTCTGTGTTTACAACttatacatttgcaatatacaaaTGATTGCAGGCTTCAAAACTTGAATTTTGGAGGCAGTTACATAGTGATCCTCCAATTAGAAACACACCTTAATTCTCTTCAGCTTTCCAATTTTTGATTTAGTCTGTTCAGTCATATTCACTGTTTTCTTATCCAACATTCTTCCATAAATTTGGCAGCTTCTGCTAGGGGACAACATATTCTCCTTGTGCACCTGAGGAGAAAATGAGACATAACATTTGGTACAAatccatttttttatttgggaTGCCATGTACTGTCCACATTCATTTATTGTTACTGGCGTTCGTGtgtgtttatttcattttcctgTCAAAAGCCGACCTACAAGTAGACCCTTGAAAATGTAGTATTATCATAAGAAGTCTCGAACATGATACTAAGTAGAGACCATACAGAACACTAACTACAAACCTCACAGCCATTACCAACCTGACTAATGTATGTATGACCTAAGTTCTTCTGGGCTACCGCAGCAGCAACACGAAAGTTGAAGCTGGTTGAGCCACTATAGTGTTTGGCCTTTGGTGCTTTGGATGAAATGACCATGTTCATGTTTTCATTTGCTTGAGATGATCCTATCCTAGCAAGTTGTTCAGCATTTGCTATGTATGTTTTCATGATCTCCTCTAAATCCTCCCTGAGGTCTTCTCCACAGAGATCTTTGCCATATGGAAGACTCTTATGCTTGTAAGTACTGGGGTTTGTTAGATAGTTACACCACTCTATATCACAATGGACATGGTCTCCAAATGCATGAGGTACTATTGCCCTAAGATTTTTTTCTAAACCTCCAGGATTGCTAGTATTTTGAGCTACAGCATAGTTAAAACATTTCTGAAGGTAATTAATGACTTTAGTTGACAACTGACTGTGCTTCTTTTCTTCTTTGAGTTTGTAGAGTTTGTTAGTAAATCCTTTCTTTGTATgattattatctttattttttactatatCAGGCCTGACTTCTGCATGCAATTTAGCCATTGTCGTGGTGTCATCATCCATTGTCACACTGTCTATTTTCACTATCTGTTCTACTTCTTTTACTGTCTCTACAGCTATGCTAGCTTCCATAGACTTCGCGCTACCTGACCAGTTCTTATGACAATCATGCTGTCTGGCTTTCTCACCCTGCTGTTCTGCTGAGTCACAGATCCTACACTGCTTGCATCTAGTGCTATATGCTACTACTTTTCCTGTCTGTCTACCTATTAGTGTTCCATGTCCTACATAGAAATGTACATACATTATCATCTAACAAACTGTAAAGCATGTGTGCTGTTGTGTGAAACTAAAACATACAGTTTATCTTCAACAAGTAATTGTGAATCCATACACTAACATGACAATGCCGTGCCAAGTTTGTTGCTGCTGATTTAAAGAGATGACATACTACAGAATAGAAGCAAAAGCGTGGAAAATTCAGTTATCTGCGTCAGTCACTTGTTGCATCGAAAGCCACATCTTAAACAGAACACTATTTTACATTCTATGATTTTTGGAATTTTATTCTCAATGTTTGTAGACCTCCAAGCTACTTACCAGACAAACTTTTATAATCTCGTCCGCTACCCCTCTTCTGCCATCCTCCATCAAAAGAAACATCAATTctgatgagaaaaaaaaagatacacATATGAGATGTGATATGACAGACTAACCCTAAGAAGTACAGTGACAGGTCAAGCTAACTGTGATTCAGAGATATTTTTTGTTATGAGGTTAGATAAAGCAGGGGCAAATTTGGTGAATGAGTTTcttattaaaatatcaatatacCTTGCATTGCTAAGATATATAATGAATAACGTCACTCACACCTGTTTTGATTTCGACTTGTTCCAGTTTACTAGTTTCAAACAATAGCAATAATAGCTCTCAGACATTAAACACAACAGGCCCCCTCAAGATAGGAGCAGGTAGTCAAACCCATGCCCCTACACAAGATCTCTCTAGCTAACATAGGTTGGCTAACAAGTCAACTAATTCAGCTGAATGAAACAGATGATGAACTAATGCGGAGTTTTTCAACGATCTGATTGGTACTTATGGGTTTTTGGGTGGCTGCCCTTGTCACCTTTGTTTTCAAAACTCTTATTTTGTGTTTACACCATAGACAGTATCTCTACATCTAATGTTTACACTTACCTTGCCTTCttagaatttgaaatttcacctcTCAAAGCATGCTCACAAGATCTCTTTGCAACCTTAGTAATTGCTTCCCCGGCTGCTCTCTCCTTTCGTTTCAGTGTCTTCTCGTGAATAGTTGGAAGTGATATTGATGAAAACAGGCTGTTGACATGTCTCTCACCTATGCCTGCATGGATCATACCTGGTGTAAAATGATGTGAAATCAATACATGAGAAAAAAACCGACATAAAGATTCATTTGCGTACACATTTCAACAAATACTtgcaccaaaattgaaaatgattatATTGTTAAAGAACAAAAACAGAACATTTTAGTTCCCGTTTCCTAAGACAGGCGGATGACAGGGAATGGATATgtgaaaccatggaggtagtacctccATGGTGAAACCATTACAGTAATTGTTACCCAACTGGTCATGGCAAAATGCCAttgaacaatatgaaaatatattcgTACAATTACAATAAGTTAAGAATATTTACATGGCATACCTGTGGCTATCTTTGTGTTTATATCGAATGCTGACATTCCGTACTTCTTTCCAGCTGTCCGGCTAGTTTTACTTGTGTATACGTTGTTGAAAGTGCCGCAATGTTTACACGGAACGTGCAAAATGCTGCCTCCCCCGTATTTAGTCTCGCCTTCACAATTTACCAGACGCAGATGGTTTCGGCACAAACTGCAAGAGTCGAGTCCTTTGGCAAGCACCCCAAGATTGACGAGCCTCACACCTTCATCCCATGGAATTTCTCTGTTCATAGTCGGAGGCGTTGTTACATCATCGTCGCCTGTACTCGTCGTACTCGCATAAACAGACGTACTGGGAGTCACGTTGAACGTCCCTTGAGCGTCTCGATTTTGGTACTGACTGGCCAGTAGTGTTTCTGAAGCCTTATCGCGCCGTGATTTTTCACCTCGCGACAAAAATTTTCCGCTTTTACTAGATTTTGGTTTCATACTTATCGTAAAAGACGTACACATACCTTTCTCAAAATGGCTAACCTGAAACATATTTCTGTCAAGCTAGGGAGTTTACTTGCGCAGAAACGTATGCGCAGGAGAATTCGGTGTACTTAACCTTAAAGgcaaattatttttcaaattacctGACATGCTGAAAGGACAAGAGGAttgttgacatttcaaaatatttattcagaAGAACTTTAAATTTTTTATTCGAAGTTATCAGAGCTTACTTAAAGGCTTTTGtgtgttttaaaattatctTGTCGACACCAACGTTGAGTTTATGGTTAGTTGTACTTGAGATAGATTTTAATATGTGTCGATGTTCGTCTATCGAGTGCACTTAGGAATAATCAGAGGGGAGAATCCCAGGTAAAGTTCAGAGTCTCCAGGGTAGTGTTGTTAAACCAACAATTACCACCAGTTTGGAAGAGATAACCCCGTTGTTACAGTTTTACGGCCGAAAGAAACCACTCTGATCATAGGTCAGTGACCTAAATGTCGGACACAG
The DNA window shown above is from Ptychodera flava strain L36383 chromosome 5, AS_Pfla_20210202, whole genome shotgun sequence and carries:
- the LOC139133451 gene encoding uncharacterized protein; this encodes MFQVSHFEKGMCTSFTISMKPKSSKSGKFLSRGEKSRRDKASETLLASQYQNRDAQGTFNVTPSTSVYASTTSTGDDDVTTPPTMNREIPWDEGVRLVNLGVLAKGLDSCSLCRNHLRLVNCEGETKYGGGSILHVPCKHCGTFNNVYTSKTSRTAGKKYGMSAFDINTKIATGMIHAGIGERHVNSLFSSISLPTIHEKTLKRKERAAGEAITKVAKRSCEHALRGEISNSKKARIDVSFDGGWQKRGSGRDYKSLSGAQGEYVVP